Proteins from a genomic interval of Undibacterium parvum:
- a CDS encoding 3-hydroxyacyl-CoA dehydrogenase produces the protein MQIQNNVFIITGGASGLGAATARMIVANGGKVVLADVQVEQGEKLAAELGAQFIKCDVTSETDGKAAVDAAISMGTLRGLINCAGVAPAIKTVGKDGAHPLEIFQRTVNINLVGTFNMARLAAEAMGKTEASSDNERGIIINTASVAAYDGQMGQAAYASSKAAVVGLTLPMARDLSRNGIRVMTIAPGIFETPMLLGMPQEVQDALGKMVPFPSRLGKPDEYAHLAKAIIENVMLNGETIRLDGAIRMQAK, from the coding sequence ATGCAAATTCAAAATAATGTTTTCATCATTACTGGTGGCGCTTCGGGCCTGGGCGCAGCAACCGCGCGCATGATCGTTGCCAATGGCGGTAAAGTGGTATTGGCCGATGTGCAAGTTGAACAAGGTGAGAAGTTGGCAGCCGAACTAGGCGCACAATTTATCAAATGCGATGTCACTTCAGAAACTGATGGCAAAGCGGCAGTCGACGCCGCGATCTCTATGGGAACTCTGCGTGGCTTGATTAATTGCGCTGGAGTTGCACCTGCGATTAAAACAGTCGGCAAAGATGGAGCACATCCTTTAGAAATTTTCCAGCGTACCGTGAATATCAACCTGGTTGGCACCTTCAATATGGCGCGACTGGCCGCTGAAGCTATGGGTAAAACCGAGGCGAGCAGCGATAACGAACGCGGCATCATTATTAACACCGCTTCGGTAGCTGCGTATGACGGACAAATGGGACAGGCTGCTTATGCCTCATCCAAGGCAGCGGTGGTTGGTTTGACCTTGCCTATGGCACGCGACCTCTCTCGCAACGGTATTCGCGTGATGACCATTGCTCCGGGTATCTTTGAAACCCCTATGTTGTTGGGTATGCCACAGGAAGTACAAGATGCTTTAGGTAAGATGGTGCCGTTCCCATCGCGCCTAGGTAAGCCGGATGAGTATGCGCATCTCGCCAAAGCCATAATAGAAAACGTTATGCTCAATGGTGAGACCATACGTCTTGATGGTGCTATACGCATGCAGGCAAAATAA
- a CDS encoding patatin-like phospholipase family protein produces MRNNTKTGLILTGGGARAAYQVGVLKAISAILLEEGWNEQDNPFGIICGTSAGAINATALACRCDHFKEAVSSIVHVWENFEAAQVYRADSIGVIRSGARWLSLMSFGWLLNKWRKTPPTSLLNNAPLSELLTRLLDLDRLDQTLAKGALHALAVTASSYTAGHHLTFYQTLADIAPWVRSQRLSQRDFIGVQHLMASSAIPFIFPSVPLNWGGRLEYCGDGSMRQLAPISPAIHLGAENVLIIGAGRLSEPPRQQTESAQYPSFAQIAGHAMASIFLDSLAVDIERLTRINKTLSMLPPEYLEKTPLKPVKLLVIAPSERLDEIASRHINSLPLPVRAMLGGIGATEVRGAGLASYLLFEASYTRELIALGEKDTWANRQDVCDFFRE; encoded by the coding sequence ATGAGAAATAATACTAAAACTGGATTGATACTGACTGGTGGTGGCGCCAGAGCCGCCTACCAAGTGGGGGTATTGAAAGCGATCTCCGCGATTTTGCTGGAAGAAGGATGGAACGAACAAGATAATCCTTTCGGTATTATTTGCGGCACCTCGGCAGGGGCAATCAATGCCACCGCGCTGGCTTGTCGTTGTGATCATTTTAAAGAAGCGGTCTCTAGCATAGTTCACGTCTGGGAAAATTTTGAGGCAGCCCAGGTGTATCGTGCCGACTCAATAGGAGTCATTCGTTCCGGTGCCAGATGGTTGTCGCTAATGTCTTTTGGTTGGTTGCTCAATAAATGGAGAAAAACCCCACCGACTTCACTCTTGAATAATGCACCGCTGTCCGAGTTGTTGACCCGCTTGTTAGATTTGGATAGGTTAGATCAAACGCTGGCCAAAGGCGCGCTGCATGCTCTCGCCGTGACGGCTTCTTCGTATACCGCTGGTCATCATTTAACCTTCTACCAGACCCTCGCTGACATAGCCCCCTGGGTTAGATCGCAAAGACTGTCGCAAAGAGATTTTATTGGCGTGCAACATCTAATGGCGTCTTCGGCAATACCGTTTATTTTCCCCTCGGTGCCGCTCAACTGGGGCGGGCGTTTAGAATATTGTGGCGATGGCTCTATGCGCCAGTTAGCGCCTATTTCACCTGCCATCCATTTGGGTGCTGAGAATGTTTTAATTATCGGAGCCGGGCGCTTAAGCGAACCGCCAAGGCAGCAAACAGAAAGCGCACAGTATCCAAGTTTCGCGCAAATTGCCGGCCACGCTATGGCCAGTATTTTTCTCGATAGTCTTGCTGTCGATATTGAAAGACTTACTCGTATAAATAAAACTTTATCCATGTTACCGCCCGAGTACCTAGAGAAAACCCCTTTAAAACCAGTTAAATTACTAGTGATCGCGCCTTCCGAGCGGTTGGATGAGATCGCCAGTCGTCACATTAATAGTTTGCCATTGCCGGTAAGGGCAATGCTGGGTGGGATAGGCGCCACTGAGGTACGCGGCGCTGGATTGGCGTCGTATTTGCTTTTTGAAGCTAGTTACACCCGCGAATTAATAGCCTTGGGTGAAAAAGATACCTGGGCTAATCGACAGGACGTCTGCGATTTTTTTCGAGAATAG
- a CDS encoding ribonuclease has product MTKPMVLRKWTAFLLLLLFSAAVFSKQLLSFDAISVHDLPPEARTTLMLIKSDGPFPYSQDGKVFGNYESNLPKQKRGYYHEYTVKTPRAKNRGARRIIAGGNAKFDSEYYYTDDHYESFRKIYE; this is encoded by the coding sequence ATGACTAAACCTATGGTTTTAAGAAAATGGACTGCATTTTTATTGTTGTTACTGTTTTCGGCAGCGGTTTTTTCTAAACAGTTACTTAGTTTTGATGCTATCTCTGTTCATGATTTGCCACCGGAGGCACGAACAACGCTAATGCTGATAAAAAGCGATGGCCCGTTTCCTTATTCACAAGACGGAAAAGTTTTCGGAAATTATGAGTCAAATCTGCCCAAGCAGAAGCGTGGTTATTATCATGAATATACCGTCAAAACACCGCGGGCGAAAAATCGAGGTGCACGGCGCATTATTGCTGGCGGGAACGCAAAATTCGATAGTGAATATTATTACACGGATGATCACTATGAGAGTTTTCGAAAAATATATGAGTAA
- a CDS encoding barstar family protein, translated as MVINSPNEGEVSLLEALTPNLVQSIRAFRIPELQAEASKLGQHFLYAYCLDAETKQQVLGRIATSFGFPKYVGKNFDALSDCLTDLIYKAGAQAGFVVVLEQLPNTPKFDKEARETLLDVFRDAAEFWADKKIAFRVFYSFQ; from the coding sequence ATGGTTATAAATTCGCCAAATGAGGGTGAGGTAAGTTTACTGGAGGCGCTTACTCCGAATCTCGTACAGTCGATACGCGCATTCCGGATACCCGAGTTGCAAGCTGAGGCGAGTAAATTAGGACAACATTTTTTGTATGCCTATTGCCTAGATGCTGAGACCAAGCAGCAGGTTTTAGGGCGGATCGCAACATCGTTTGGATTTCCAAAATATGTAGGGAAAAATTTCGACGCCCTGTCGGACTGCCTGACTGATCTCATTTACAAAGCAGGTGCACAGGCGGGATTTGTCGTCGTCTTGGAGCAGTTGCCGAATACGCCGAAGTTTGACAAGGAAGCACGTGAGACCTTGCTCGATGTTTTTCGGGATGCGGCGGAATTTTGGGCAGATAAAAAAATTGCTTTTAGAGTATTTTATTCTTTTCAGTAG
- the purN gene encoding phosphoribosylglycinamide formyltransferase, whose product MKRIVILISGRGSNMQAIVQTAKKEHWSAEIVAVISNRSDAAGLEYAASMGIPTSVVISKNFPTREAFDAVLQTEIDRYSPDLVVLAGFMRILSAGFVEHYTNRMMNIHPSLLPSFVGVKTHKQALDAGVKVHGVTVHFVTPELDHGPIIDQLAVRILSTDDEESLSQRLLIQEHIVYPRAVRWFVEGKLKVNGNRVDVDADLTN is encoded by the coding sequence ATGAAAAGGATAGTCATATTAATTTCTGGTCGAGGCAGCAATATGCAAGCTATCGTCCAGACTGCAAAAAAAGAACATTGGTCGGCAGAAATCGTCGCCGTGATTAGCAATCGTAGTGATGCCGCTGGATTGGAATATGCCGCCAGTATGGGCATCCCTACTTCAGTAGTGATTAGTAAAAACTTCCCCACCCGCGAAGCATTTGATGCAGTGCTTCAAACCGAAATAGACCGTTACTCCCCCGATCTTGTCGTATTAGCTGGTTTTATGCGCATCTTGAGTGCAGGTTTCGTAGAGCATTACACGAATCGCATGATGAATATTCACCCCTCATTACTACCTAGTTTTGTTGGCGTAAAGACGCATAAGCAGGCACTTGATGCGGGTGTCAAAGTTCATGGCGTAACTGTACATTTCGTCACGCCTGAGTTAGACCATGGTCCAATAATTGATCAGCTGGCGGTCAGAATATTAAGCACTGACGATGAAGAGAGTTTGTCGCAACGATTATTGATACAGGAGCATATAGTTTACCCGAGAGCCGTTCGTTGGTTCGTTGAGGGGAAATTAAAAGTGAATGGCAATCGCGTCGATGTAGATGCTGATTTAACAAACTAA
- a CDS encoding RsmB/NOP family class I SAM-dependent RNA methyltransferase, with the protein MRLPPAIVGHTEEVLREILRFTGPADGTLSRYFREHPRLGGRERGVIAEAIYGLLRNKSVFTSFSESGYGSPMRRLTLLGLADAAGVDALGGLSDDEIAWLERVMLIDRSHLPVAMKSNMPDWLWQKLVGKYGELEALQLAESLNTPAALDLRVNTLKGNRDEVVSVLAQAPIVAEPTPYSSTGLRVIKKPSIQNLPLFKDGTIEVQDEGSQLLAQLLGAKRGEMVADFCAGAGGKTLALGAFMRNTGRLYAFDISEKRLARLKPRLARSGLSNVHPVLIAHERDAKVKRLAGKLDRVLVDAPCSGLGTLRRNPDVKWRQTQAGVVELNVKQAAILDSAARLVKAGGRLVYATCSVLDEENDDIVQAFLLAHPDFKLVPASQVLSEQKITLEMGDYLKLLPHRHQTDGFFAAIMQRDSLVAAVAAAPLDE; encoded by the coding sequence ATGAGATTACCTCCAGCAATTGTCGGTCATACCGAAGAAGTTTTGCGCGAAATTTTGCGATTCACCGGTCCTGCTGATGGAACCTTATCGCGCTATTTCCGCGAACACCCACGCCTCGGTGGACGGGAGCGCGGCGTGATCGCCGAAGCAATCTACGGCTTATTGCGTAATAAAAGCGTATTCACCAGTTTTTCCGAGTCTGGTTACGGCTCTCCCATGCGCCGCCTTACTTTGTTGGGCTTGGCTGATGCCGCTGGTGTAGATGCTTTGGGCGGTTTAAGTGACGATGAGATCGCTTGGTTAGAGCGCGTAATGCTAATCGATCGCAGCCATCTACCGGTTGCAATGAAATCGAATATGCCGGACTGGCTGTGGCAAAAACTGGTAGGAAAATATGGTGAGCTCGAAGCCTTGCAATTGGCAGAGTCTCTCAATACGCCAGCAGCTCTCGATTTAAGGGTAAATACTCTAAAAGGTAATCGTGATGAGGTAGTTAGTGTTTTGGCGCAGGCGCCGATTGTGGCGGAACCTACGCCGTATTCATCAACGGGTTTACGTGTCATCAAAAAACCGTCAATACAAAATCTTCCCTTGTTCAAGGATGGCACGATAGAGGTTCAAGATGAGGGTAGTCAACTTCTTGCGCAATTGTTAGGCGCTAAGCGTGGTGAAATGGTTGCCGATTTTTGTGCTGGCGCTGGTGGGAAAACATTGGCGCTTGGAGCGTTTATGCGCAATACAGGACGCTTATATGCGTTCGATATTTCTGAGAAGCGTTTAGCCAGATTAAAGCCACGCCTGGCGCGCAGTGGCCTATCAAATGTACATCCTGTACTCATTGCGCATGAGCGCGATGCTAAGGTGAAGCGATTGGCTGGTAAGCTTGATCGAGTATTGGTAGATGCTCCTTGTAGTGGTTTAGGTACGCTTAGACGCAATCCCGATGTCAAGTGGCGCCAAACTCAAGCTGGTGTCGTTGAGCTCAACGTGAAGCAGGCCGCAATACTTGATAGTGCGGCACGTCTGGTAAAGGCGGGCGGTCGCTTGGTCTATGCTACTTGCAGCGTTTTAGATGAAGAGAACGATGATATTGTGCAGGCGTTTTTGTTAGCACATCCAGACTTTAAGTTAGTTCCTGCTTCACAAGTACTGTCCGAGCAAAAGATCACTCTTGAAATGGGTGATTACCTAAAACTCCTCCCACACCGTCATCAAACAGATGGTTTTTTCGCTGCAATCATGCAAAGAGATAGCTTGGTAGCAGCTGTCGCAGCCGCCCCACTTGATGAATAA
- a CDS encoding mechanosensitive ion channel family protein, which yields MSTPLLAKLLSDLVDDLQSPTILWQVGTVIICCVLALLVSRQVRQLFSSVSSSSDVIKLGVESFSPVLFPGFCLIFILIAKAILGKWQHTNLLSLLFPIIGSFALVRFVLYVVRRTFAKDGTIGRVLALFEKVFIGLVVLGVTLYFTGLWQELSSALDDIVLPIGRNKISILEILQAIASVIVTLVVAMWASAALEARLMLLPRMHISLKVVFSRLGRGVLILVAILASLTMVGIDLTVLSVFGGALGVGLGLGLQKITSSYISGFIILLDRSVSIGDLVSVDKFNGEITDIKTRYTVLKGMDGGESIIPNEMLVSNPVQNFSLTDRSVVMTTDLTVAYKTDLEALLPLLAEAAASVSRVLTENGPSAYLVKFGADGLELRVGFWIADPENGRTNVLSDVNRAIWKMLQSHKIELPYPQRVLTMSDAVGKI from the coding sequence ATGAGTACACCTTTGCTAGCAAAGCTACTTTCTGATTTGGTGGATGATCTACAAAGCCCAACTATCCTATGGCAAGTTGGGACCGTTATCATTTGTTGCGTATTAGCTTTGCTTGTTTCTCGGCAAGTGAGGCAGTTATTTTCTTCGGTCAGCTCATCCTCTGACGTCATAAAACTAGGGGTGGAGAGCTTCTCTCCTGTCCTGTTCCCTGGTTTTTGTTTGATATTTATCTTAATCGCAAAGGCGATACTTGGGAAATGGCAGCATACCAATTTGTTGAGCTTGCTTTTCCCAATTATTGGCTCCTTTGCATTAGTTCGCTTCGTCCTATATGTGGTCAGACGTACATTCGCAAAAGATGGCACGATAGGACGGGTTCTCGCGCTATTTGAAAAAGTATTCATTGGCTTAGTTGTCCTAGGCGTTACCCTCTATTTTACTGGTTTATGGCAGGAGCTCTCTTCTGCACTTGATGATATCGTGCTCCCCATAGGCCGTAATAAAATTTCTATTTTGGAGATTTTGCAGGCAATTGCCTCAGTGATCGTTACCTTGGTCGTCGCGATGTGGGCGAGTGCAGCCTTAGAAGCTCGTTTGATGTTGCTGCCACGTATGCACATCTCTCTCAAAGTGGTTTTTTCCAGACTTGGGCGTGGTGTTCTGATACTCGTGGCGATATTGGCCAGTCTTACTATGGTCGGAATTGATTTGACCGTATTGTCTGTTTTTGGTGGCGCTTTAGGGGTTGGTCTAGGGCTAGGTTTGCAGAAGATAACCAGTAGTTATATCTCTGGATTTATAATTTTGCTTGACCGTAGCGTTTCTATAGGCGACCTAGTTTCGGTTGATAAATTCAACGGAGAAATTACTGATATTAAGACGCGCTACACCGTACTCAAAGGAATGGATGGCGGTGAGTCTATTATCCCAAATGAAATGTTGGTGTCGAATCCGGTGCAGAATTTTTCACTGACAGATCGTTCTGTCGTGATGACAACTGATCTTACTGTTGCGTATAAAACTGATTTAGAAGCTCTCCTTCCTTTGTTGGCCGAAGCTGCCGCCAGTGTCAGTAGGGTTCTGACTGAAAATGGACCATCTGCATATCTCGTCAAATTTGGTGCCGATGGTTTGGAATTAAGAGTGGGTTTTTGGATAGCAGACCCAGAAAATGGTCGTACCAACGTACTTTCGGACGTTAATCGTGCAATTTGGAAAATGTTGCAAAGTCATAAAATCGAATTGCCGTATCCACAACGAGTCCTTACTATGAGTGATGCTGTAGGTAAAATTTAA